A stretch of the Clostridia bacterium genome encodes the following:
- a CDS encoding ATP-binding protein, translated as MYPEIRWLNTAKADLLILDELSYISFNRYQSELLFKVISERSERGSVIVTTNLPFSQWTDLFENTTMIAAFVDRLTFKSYVLDMNGDSYRLEQTMKNQ; from the coding sequence ATATATCCCGAAATACGGTGGCTAAATACTGCAAAGGCTGATTTACTTATTTTGGACGAGCTCAGCTACATAAGCTTTAACCGCTATCAATCTGAATTGTTGTTTAAAGTGATATCTGAACGCAGCGAAAGGGGAAGTGTGATTGTTACGACTAATTTACCCTTTTCTCAGTGGACGGATCTTTTTGAAAATACAACGATGATTGCCGCCTTCGTTGACCGTCTGACCTTCAAGTCATATGTGCTTGATATGAATGGGGATTCTTACAGACTTGAACAAACAATGAAGAACCAATAG